The following coding sequences are from one Verrucomicrobiales bacterium window:
- a CDS encoding FAD-dependent oxidoreductase: MSSQTSLPRETKVVVVGGGVIGASVAYHLTQLGWRDVVLLEQNQLAGGTSWHAAGLVGRLRTSNSMTRINKYTAELYASLEQETGHSIGWKQVGSLIVAKSEDRMIQLRRTMAMAELFGVEAHLISPEAAFEKWPLIRIDDVLGAAWLPLDGKVIPKEIPVALAKGARSRGALVLENVRVLEVEHRDGRATGVKTDQGSIKAEYVVLCGGMWTRELGRRCGVTIPLYPVEHHYVVTEPIPGAFDELPVGRDPDLCIYFRGESGGVMLGAFQDYSKAWNVDQIPDRFSFQLLEADWDKFAVPLANGRHRIPALQNCKFEKFVNGPESFTPDNNFILGEAPELRHLFVAAGFNSVGIASAGGAGKYLAEWMIAGEATLDLWSVDIRRFAPWANNRRFLSERVTEVLGLHYQMAWPNREFESARNLRKTPLHDRLAQQGACFGSRNGWERPLWFGSPGTQPTMNYSFGRQNWFDAHRREHLACRETVAVFDQSGFSKYLVSGADALGVLQRLCAADMDVPVGKSVYTGMFNRRGTFENDLTAVRLSADTFYLIGSTAQTVRDLDWFRRNLLPGEQAQATDITEAYSVIGVMGPRSRELLSRLTDANLSNEAFPFGRAQEIAIGMATARALRLTYVGELGWELHVPVSQATLVYDSLISAGRDLGVVNAGHYSINSLRLEKGYRAWGADLSPDDTALEAGLGFAVAWDKPGGFLGREALLLQKSNGWKRQLVQFVLQDPEPVLWGSEPILRNGSAVGYTSSGSYGHSLNAAVGLGYVKHSEKVSRDFLLSGKYEIVISGKRYAATPHLKTPLDPERKRVLAG, encoded by the coding sequence ATGTCCTCTCAAACCTCTCTCCCTCGCGAAACCAAGGTCGTGGTCGTCGGTGGCGGTGTCATCGGCGCGAGCGTGGCCTATCATCTCACCCAACTCGGCTGGCGGGACGTCGTCCTGCTGGAGCAGAATCAGTTGGCCGGTGGCACTTCCTGGCACGCAGCCGGGCTGGTGGGCCGGCTGCGGACCAGCAATAGCATGACCCGCATCAACAAGTACACCGCCGAACTCTACGCCAGTCTTGAACAGGAGACCGGACACTCGATCGGTTGGAAGCAGGTGGGCAGCCTCATCGTCGCCAAGTCGGAGGACCGGATGATCCAACTGCGGCGAACCATGGCCATGGCGGAGTTGTTCGGCGTGGAGGCGCATCTGATCAGCCCCGAAGCGGCTTTCGAGAAATGGCCGCTCATCCGTATCGATGATGTGCTGGGGGCGGCCTGGCTGCCTCTGGACGGAAAAGTCATCCCCAAAGAGATCCCCGTAGCCCTCGCCAAGGGAGCCCGCAGCCGGGGCGCGCTCGTTTTGGAAAACGTTCGAGTGCTCGAGGTGGAGCATCGCGACGGCCGGGCAACCGGCGTCAAAACCGACCAGGGTTCCATTAAGGCCGAGTACGTGGTTCTTTGCGGCGGCATGTGGACCCGGGAGCTGGGACGCCGCTGCGGCGTGACCATTCCGCTCTACCCGGTGGAGCATCACTATGTGGTAACCGAACCCATCCCCGGTGCGTTCGATGAGTTGCCCGTGGGACGAGACCCCGACCTGTGCATCTACTTTCGCGGTGAATCCGGCGGGGTGATGTTGGGCGCTTTCCAAGACTACTCCAAAGCCTGGAATGTGGACCAGATCCCGGACCGCTTCTCGTTCCAGCTCCTGGAAGCGGACTGGGACAAGTTCGCCGTCCCCCTGGCCAACGGGCGCCACCGCATTCCCGCTCTCCAGAACTGCAAGTTTGAGAAGTTCGTCAACGGGCCCGAGAGCTTTACGCCCGACAACAATTTTATCCTGGGCGAGGCCCCCGAGCTGCGCCACCTCTTCGTCGCCGCCGGCTTCAATTCGGTTGGAATCGCCAGCGCCGGAGGCGCTGGAAAATATCTCGCCGAGTGGATGATCGCGGGCGAAGCAACGCTAGATCTGTGGTCGGTAGATATCCGGCGCTTTGCTCCTTGGGCCAACAACCGTCGCTTTCTGAGCGAACGGGTGACCGAGGTGCTTGGACTGCACTACCAGATGGCCTGGCCCAATCGCGAGTTCGAATCGGCCCGCAACCTGCGAAAGACACCGCTCCACGACCGACTTGCCCAACAAGGCGCCTGTTTCGGCAGCCGGAATGGATGGGAACGTCCTCTGTGGTTTGGATCCCCCGGCACCCAGCCGACCATGAACTACTCCTTTGGCCGGCAGAACTGGTTCGACGCACATCGCCGTGAACATTTGGCTTGCCGCGAGACGGTGGCCGTTTTCGATCAGAGCGGTTTTTCCAAGTACTTGGTCAGCGGAGCAGACGCTCTGGGTGTCCTCCAGAGGCTCTGCGCCGCGGATATGGATGTGCCGGTGGGGAAGTCCGTCTACACGGGCATGTTCAATCGGCGCGGGACATTCGAGAACGATCTCACGGCGGTCCGGCTGTCCGCCGACACCTTCTACTTGATCGGCAGCACGGCCCAGACGGTGCGGGATCTGGATTGGTTCCGACGGAACCTCCTGCCCGGGGAGCAAGCCCAGGCGACCGATATTACCGAAGCCTACAGCGTGATCGGAGTGATGGGGCCTCGATCCCGCGAACTGCTGTCGCGTCTCACCGACGCCAATCTTTCCAACGAGGCTTTCCCGTTCGGCCGAGCCCAGGAGATCGCCATAGGCATGGCCACTGCGCGCGCGCTCCGCTTGACCTACGTCGGCGAACTGGGCTGGGAACTCCACGTTCCTGTCAGTCAGGCGACGCTGGTCTATGATTCCCTGATAAGCGCAGGACGCGACCTAGGCGTTGTTAACGCCGGACACTACAGCATCAACTCGCTCCGACTGGAAAAAGGCTATCGGGCCTGGGGCGCCGACCTCTCGCCCGACGACACCGCGCTCGAGGCGGGACTGGGCTTCGCCGTTGCCTGGGATAAACCCGGCGGATTTCTCGGCCGCGAGGCGCTGCTGCTTCAAAAATCCAACGGTTGGAAGCGACAATTGGTGCAATTTGTCCTTCAGGATCCCGAGCCGGTGCTGTGGGGCAGCGAGCCCATTTTACGCAACGGCTCGGCTGTGGGTTACACCTCCTCCGGTTCGTATGGCCACTCCTTGAACGCCGCCGTGGGGCTGGGCTACGTGAAGCACTCAGAGAAAGTCAGTCGCGACTTTTTGCTATCCGGGAAATATGAAATTGTGATCTCCGGCAAGCGTTACGCAGCCACCCCGCACTTGAAGACCCCGCTCGACCCTGAGCGGAAACGTGTGCTGGCGGGATGA
- a CDS encoding VCBS repeat-containing protein, protein MRSLLRASPPTASWLLGLWTSTSAMLAAPGSLQVAPLSPRSGDGQAMQFSRLPSAETRIQLVHRFPAHGAFELLQDQGGGAGVCVGDMDGDGWPDLFFTNYDQGNRLYRNLGNWRFEEIGEQAGVRATGKWCAGATAVDVDNDGDLDLAVAVFNAPNLMFINQGKGVFQDESKARGLDFSGASVAFAFEDYDRDGWIDAHLVTHRLAVTSESRLPRSSKDSFARGVIQVGEGRKLEVNPDFKELFEIMSKGEGRSELIIAGQRDQLYHGNGQGGFEEGARKAGIIGNEIGLASHWWDYNADGWPDLYVSNDYKGSDRLFENRKDGTFSDVTISALPCIPWSSMGSDSADINNDGLFDFLATDMSGSTHLRRMQIFVDEKESWFLRVATPKQYPRNTLFLGTGGSRLFEISQLAGVSGTDWTWSPKFGDFDNDGWVDLFVANGMARDFVNTDRLKRMKDRGNRNWLSTPVLKEPNLAFRNQGDLRFTPVAEAWGLSAPSASYGAAVADLDRDGDLDLVVMSFGEEPLVYRNDSPSGGRLLVRLKGTRSNAGGIGATIRIETGRGQQVRRLTLASGFISANEPLAQFGLGEETQAEKLTVEWPSGHTQSFANIAANQWLTITEPSESPPPAPEPPVRPSWFRHTSRLAHAQHREQDFDEFTREPLLPWALSRWGPGLACGDVNGDGREDMYLGGAAGSAGSLWIQDANHSFTELTCPAFHAAAPSEDLGALFFDLDSDGDLDLYVVSGGVECAEGEPVLADRLYVNDGKGDFALAPPTTLPPDVDSGSTVSAADFDRDGDVDLFVGGRSIPGRYPHAARNRLLRNERGTLADATDGLAPQLRETGMVTGSMWSDVDEDGWLDLLVTHEWGQVRLFSNREGTLMEVPSAAAGLGRTGWWTSIAGGDFDHDGDIDFVVGNLGLNTPYRATATEPSVAFYGDFDGSGTPQWIEAYFEDHRLLPRRRWETLGQVIPSLLNRYADAESYARAPLAEWLTDSLARKGRRLEMNTLETGVLSNVRKGRFEFTALPILAQGAPCFGVAVRDFDADGNEDIILAQNFSASQQDIGALNGGMGLVLRGNGRGGFQPVSPRASGLLAAGDSRAMVTMDVNSDQRPDVLIAQNNASLLTLENQARGTNAALEISLSGAPGNPTGIGAGLRVIRDKQSVQTFEVHAGGGYLSQSSPRVYLATRLSKSPTRLEVRWPRGTTNVYEIPGGARKFEAREPKE, encoded by the coding sequence GTGAGGAGCCTTCTCCGAGCATCGCCCCCAACGGCGAGCTGGCTGCTTGGCCTCTGGACCAGCACCAGTGCAATGCTGGCCGCACCCGGGTCGCTTCAAGTTGCTCCGCTGTCACCACGTAGCGGCGACGGCCAGGCCATGCAGTTCAGCCGACTGCCCTCCGCCGAAACTCGCATCCAGCTAGTCCACCGGTTTCCAGCTCATGGAGCCTTCGAGCTCCTGCAGGACCAGGGTGGCGGCGCCGGCGTTTGCGTCGGAGACATGGATGGCGATGGCTGGCCGGATCTCTTCTTCACGAACTATGACCAGGGAAACCGCCTTTATCGCAATCTCGGGAACTGGCGCTTTGAAGAAATCGGCGAGCAGGCGGGAGTGCGCGCGACGGGAAAATGGTGTGCGGGAGCGACGGCCGTGGATGTTGACAACGATGGCGACCTGGATCTCGCGGTTGCCGTATTCAACGCCCCGAACCTGATGTTCATCAACCAGGGAAAGGGCGTCTTCCAGGATGAGTCGAAGGCCCGAGGCCTGGATTTTTCCGGTGCCAGCGTGGCCTTCGCCTTTGAGGATTACGACCGAGACGGGTGGATCGATGCCCACCTGGTGACTCATCGACTGGCCGTCACCAGCGAGTCGCGGCTGCCCCGATCCTCCAAGGACAGCTTCGCCCGCGGCGTCATCCAGGTCGGGGAGGGGCGAAAGCTGGAGGTCAACCCGGACTTCAAGGAGCTGTTCGAAATCATGTCCAAAGGGGAAGGACGATCCGAGCTGATCATCGCCGGACAACGCGATCAACTCTACCATGGGAATGGCCAGGGTGGGTTCGAAGAGGGGGCTCGAAAGGCCGGGATCATCGGCAACGAGATCGGGCTGGCGAGCCACTGGTGGGACTACAACGCCGATGGATGGCCCGACTTATATGTCAGCAATGATTACAAAGGCTCCGACCGACTTTTCGAAAACCGAAAGGATGGGACATTTTCGGACGTCACTATCTCGGCCCTACCCTGCATCCCCTGGTCCTCGATGGGTTCAGACTCAGCCGACATCAATAATGATGGCCTTTTCGATTTCCTAGCCACCGACATGAGCGGATCCACTCATCTCCGACGCATGCAGATTTTCGTCGATGAAAAGGAGTCCTGGTTCCTTCGAGTGGCAACGCCGAAACAATACCCTCGAAACACTCTTTTCCTGGGCACAGGAGGATCCCGGCTCTTCGAGATCAGCCAGCTCGCGGGCGTCTCCGGAACGGATTGGACCTGGTCTCCCAAGTTTGGCGATTTTGACAATGATGGATGGGTGGATCTGTTCGTCGCGAACGGTATGGCGCGGGACTTCGTCAACACCGACCGGCTCAAGCGGATGAAGGATCGCGGCAACCGAAATTGGCTGTCCACTCCGGTCTTGAAGGAGCCCAATCTTGCGTTTCGAAATCAAGGAGACCTGAGGTTCACCCCAGTCGCCGAAGCCTGGGGGCTGAGCGCGCCCAGTGCGTCTTACGGAGCGGCGGTGGCGGACCTGGATCGGGATGGCGACCTCGACCTGGTGGTGATGTCGTTCGGGGAGGAACCCTTGGTTTATCGGAACGATAGTCCCAGCGGGGGGCGGTTGCTAGTCCGCCTCAAAGGAACTCGGAGCAATGCCGGGGGCATCGGCGCCACGATTCGGATCGAAACCGGTCGCGGGCAGCAAGTGCGCCGGCTCACCCTGGCCAGTGGATTCATTTCAGCCAATGAACCACTGGCACAGTTTGGCCTAGGCGAAGAAACCCAAGCGGAAAAACTCACGGTGGAGTGGCCCAGCGGGCATACCCAGTCCTTTGCCAACATCGCGGCCAACCAATGGTTGACCATCACCGAACCATCCGAGAGTCCTCCCCCAGCCCCCGAGCCTCCGGTACGACCGTCCTGGTTCCGGCACACCTCTCGCCTAGCCCATGCCCAGCATCGGGAACAGGACTTCGATGAGTTCACCCGGGAACCACTCCTCCCCTGGGCTTTGTCCCGCTGGGGCCCCGGGCTGGCGTGTGGGGACGTCAATGGGGATGGTCGAGAGGATATGTATCTGGGCGGAGCCGCTGGTTCTGCTGGAAGCCTGTGGATCCAGGACGCCAACCACAGCTTCACCGAGCTCACCTGCCCGGCCTTCCACGCCGCGGCGCCGAGTGAGGACCTCGGAGCGTTGTTCTTCGACCTCGACAGCGATGGAGATCTGGATCTCTACGTCGTATCGGGCGGAGTTGAGTGTGCCGAGGGCGAACCGGTGTTGGCCGACCGGCTTTACGTCAATGATGGGAAGGGCGACTTCGCGTTGGCTCCACCAACCACCCTGCCCCCCGATGTCGACTCCGGAAGCACCGTCTCGGCGGCTGACTTCGATCGGGACGGCGACGTGGACCTTTTTGTGGGAGGAAGAAGCATCCCGGGCCGGTATCCCCACGCGGCTCGCAATCGGCTCCTGCGCAACGAGCGCGGTACCTTGGCCGATGCAACCGATGGCTTGGCTCCGCAATTGCGTGAAACCGGCATGGTCACCGGATCCATGTGGTCGGATGTGGATGAGGATGGATGGCTTGATCTGCTCGTCACTCACGAATGGGGCCAGGTCAGGCTGTTCTCGAATCGCGAGGGGACGCTGATGGAGGTTCCCTCGGCCGCGGCCGGGCTGGGTCGGACCGGATGGTGGACCAGTATCGCGGGAGGAGATTTCGATCACGACGGAGATATCGACTTCGTGGTCGGCAACCTCGGTCTGAATACACCTTACCGGGCCACCGCCACCGAACCCTCCGTCGCTTTTTATGGGGACTTCGACGGGAGTGGAACGCCGCAATGGATCGAGGCGTATTTCGAGGATCATCGTCTGCTGCCCCGACGCCGCTGGGAGACTTTAGGCCAGGTGATCCCTTCCCTCCTCAACCGCTACGCCGATGCAGAGTCCTACGCACGAGCCCCTCTCGCGGAGTGGCTGACCGATTCTCTCGCGAGGAAGGGACGCCGGTTGGAGATGAACACCTTGGAGACTGGGGTCCTGAGCAATGTGCGAAAAGGCCGATTCGAATTCACCGCCTTACCAATCCTCGCACAGGGTGCGCCCTGCTTCGGCGTCGCGGTGCGCGACTTCGATGCCGACGGGAACGAGGACATCATCCTAGCCCAGAACTTCTCCGCTTCCCAACAGGACATCGGAGCCTTGAACGGGGGCATGGGCTTGGTGCTGCGCGGCAATGGCCGGGGGGGATTCCAGCCGGTGTCGCCGCGCGCGAGTGGACTGTTGGCAGCCGGAGATTCTCGAGCCATGGTGACCATGGACGTCAATAGCGATCAACGCCCCGATGTCCTGATCGCCCAGAACAACGCCTCCCTGTTGACACTCGAGAACCAGGCCCGTGGCACCAACGCAGCCCTCGAGATCAGCCTGAGTGGAGCGCCAGGAAATCCCACGGGTATTGGAGCCGGGCTGCGGGTGATTCGGGACAAACAATCGGTGCAGACCTTCGAAGTTCATGCGGGTGGCGGCTATCTTTCTCAATCCTCGCCTAGGGTATACTTGGCAACCCGTTTATCGAAGAGCCCAACCCGATTGGAAGTCCGCTGGCCGCGCGGGACGACGAACGTGTATGAGATTCCAGGGGGAGCACGAAAGTTTGAAGCTAGAGAGCCAAAGGAGTAA
- a CDS encoding tetratricopeptide repeat protein: protein MSSDSHSTPPDASDPLLPKRKYVRAVGPRLRLLLGVIFGLFALLGANSVYLASITFLEWFKGLSYQNYFYMVMFGAHLALGLLLIVPVVIFGIIHARNSYDRPNRRAVRVGYSLFICSLILLVSGVALMRFDFFSIKNPNVRSPIYWAHVITPLIAMWLYVLHRLAGPRIKWQIGLRWAAAVGVLVLGSVALHSKHPKKSEIGSKEGEKYFQPSQARTATGKFIPAETLMMDDYCKKCHEDAYQGWFHSSHHFSSFNNPAYLFSIKETREVSMKRTGSMRSSRWCAGCHDVVPLFSGAFDDPNFDMQNHPTANAGITCTSCHSITHINSTIGNSAYTIEEPIHYPFATSTNDVLQWVNNVLVKAKPDFHKKTFLKPFMKSAEYCSVCHKVSLPAEVTHYKEWLRGQNHYDSHLLSGGSGHGARSFYYPPKSEPNCNGCHMPLKPSEDFAANFFNPTNSSQRYIHDHLFPSANTALPYLRGDHDIVKEHDAFGTNTVRVDIFALKEGGTIDSPILAPLRPTLPTLKRGQKYLLEIVLRTTPRLAHHFSQGTVDSNEIWVDLQATSGGRTIARSGGLGPQGEVDEWSHFVNVYMLDKDGNRIDRRNAQDIFTPLYNNQIPPGSGQVVHYEFTVPPDLSAPLDVQVQLKYRKFDTLFVNYFMGTNHQAGDPFRISNSLPIRIISSDRLSLPVESAPALASAPPPSSIPEWMRWNDYGIGLLNKGDKGSEKGELIQATYAFEQVERLGRADGPVNLARVYFKEGRLEDAVEALQRAGRMNPPPPRWTVAWFSGLVNKQNGYLDKAITEFKSILEDRYPELDQRGFDFSKDYEVLNELGQTLFERAKMERGEARKEQREGLLRQAMDRFQATLALDSENLTAHYNLALIHAQLGNTAQATEHRRLHEKYRPDDNARDRAVTIARRNNPAADHAAQAIVIYPSQRPGAFGLPSNGAAPIKQQASR from the coding sequence ATGAGCAGTGATTCCCATTCCACTCCGCCGGACGCTTCGGACCCACTCCTGCCTAAGCGCAAATATGTGAGAGCGGTTGGTCCGCGTCTGCGCCTCTTGTTAGGTGTCATCTTCGGGTTGTTCGCTCTTCTGGGCGCGAACTCCGTGTACTTGGCCAGCATCACGTTCCTGGAGTGGTTCAAAGGACTATCCTACCAGAACTACTTCTACATGGTGATGTTCGGCGCGCATCTGGCGCTTGGGCTGCTCCTCATTGTCCCAGTGGTGATCTTCGGGATCATCCACGCTCGCAACTCTTATGACCGCCCCAATCGCAGAGCGGTGCGGGTAGGTTACTCCCTCTTCATCTGCTCCTTGATCCTCCTGGTCTCCGGTGTGGCGCTGATGCGTTTCGATTTCTTCTCGATCAAGAACCCGAACGTCCGGAGCCCGATCTACTGGGCCCATGTCATCACCCCCCTGATCGCCATGTGGCTGTATGTGCTGCATCGATTGGCCGGACCGCGGATCAAATGGCAGATCGGGCTCCGCTGGGCCGCCGCGGTCGGCGTATTGGTTTTGGGAAGTGTCGCGCTGCACTCGAAGCATCCCAAGAAAAGCGAAATCGGATCCAAGGAGGGGGAGAAATACTTCCAACCCTCCCAGGCGCGAACCGCGACGGGCAAGTTTATCCCCGCCGAGACACTGATGATGGATGACTATTGCAAGAAGTGCCATGAGGATGCCTACCAAGGATGGTTTCACAGCTCGCACCACTTCAGTTCGTTCAACAACCCTGCCTACCTGTTCAGCATCAAAGAGACCCGCGAGGTGTCGATGAAGCGAACGGGGAGCATGCGGAGCTCGCGCTGGTGCGCGGGTTGCCACGATGTCGTCCCGCTGTTCAGCGGCGCATTCGATGATCCAAATTTTGACATGCAGAATCATCCCACCGCGAACGCTGGGATCACCTGCACCTCCTGCCATAGCATCACCCACATCAACAGCACCATCGGCAACTCGGCCTACACGATCGAGGAGCCCATCCACTATCCCTTCGCTACCAGCACCAATGATGTCCTGCAGTGGGTCAATAATGTGCTGGTGAAGGCCAAGCCCGATTTCCACAAAAAGACCTTCCTGAAACCCTTCATGAAGTCGGCGGAATACTGCTCCGTCTGCCACAAGGTCAGCCTTCCGGCCGAGGTCACCCACTACAAGGAATGGCTGCGTGGCCAAAACCACTACGATTCTCATCTGCTCAGCGGCGGATCCGGCCATGGCGCGCGCTCCTTCTACTACCCGCCCAAATCAGAGCCGAACTGCAATGGCTGCCACATGCCGCTCAAGCCATCCGAGGACTTCGCCGCCAACTTTTTCAACCCTACCAACTCCTCGCAACGCTACATCCACGATCATCTCTTTCCCTCGGCGAACACCGCCCTGCCCTATCTGCGAGGAGATCACGACATCGTGAAGGAGCATGACGCCTTCGGAACCAATACCGTCCGCGTCGATATCTTTGCGCTGAAGGAAGGTGGCACGATCGACAGTCCTATCCTCGCCCCGCTGCGGCCCACGCTGCCTACGCTCAAACGAGGGCAAAAGTATCTGCTGGAAATCGTGCTGCGGACGACCCCGCGCCTGGCCCATCACTTCTCCCAGGGAACGGTCGATTCGAACGAAATCTGGGTGGATCTCCAGGCCACCAGCGGCGGACGCACGATCGCCCGCAGCGGCGGGCTTGGTCCGCAAGGCGAAGTCGACGAATGGTCCCACTTCGTCAATGTTTACATGCTGGACAAGGACGGAAACCGTATCGACCGCCGCAACGCCCAGGACATCTTCACTCCGCTCTACAACAACCAGATCCCCCCCGGGTCCGGGCAGGTGGTGCACTATGAGTTCACCGTTCCTCCCGATCTTTCCGCCCCGCTGGATGTCCAGGTTCAACTCAAGTACCGGAAGTTCGACACTCTATTCGTCAACTACTTCATGGGCACCAACCACCAGGCTGGCGATCCGTTCCGGATCTCCAACAGCCTGCCCATTCGCATCATTTCCTCCGATCGCCTCAGCCTGCCCGTCGAGTCTGCACCGGCCCTGGCCTCCGCTCCTCCACCCTCGTCCATCCCCGAGTGGATGCGCTGGAACGACTATGGAATCGGGCTGCTCAACAAGGGTGACAAGGGCAGCGAAAAGGGAGAGCTGATCCAGGCCACCTACGCGTTTGAGCAGGTCGAAAGACTGGGGCGGGCGGACGGCCCGGTGAACTTGGCACGCGTCTATTTCAAGGAAGGCCGATTGGAGGATGCTGTGGAAGCACTCCAACGCGCCGGCCGAATGAACCCGCCGCCGCCCCGATGGACCGTCGCCTGGTTCAGCGGGCTGGTGAACAAGCAGAACGGCTACCTGGACAAAGCCATAACGGAATTTAAAAGCATCCTGGAAGACCGATATCCGGAGCTCGATCAGCGCGGGTTCGATTTTTCCAAAGACTACGAAGTTCTCAACGAGCTGGGACAAACCCTGTTTGAGAGGGCCAAAATGGAACGGGGGGAGGCGCGCAAGGAACAGCGGGAAGGGTTGCTTCGCCAGGCGATGGACCGATTTCAAGCGACTCTGGCACTCGATAGCGAGAACCTCACGGCCCACTACAACCTGGCCCTGATCCATGCCCAACTCGGCAACACCGCTCAGGCGACCGAACACCGGCGGCTGCATGAGAAGTACCGACCGGACGACAATGCCCGCGACCGCGCTGTGACGATCGCCCGACGAAACAATCCAGCGGCCGACCATGCGGCACAGGCCATAGTCATCTACCCGTCGCAGCGCCCGGGAGCTTTTGGCCTCCCCTCGAATGGTGCCGCCCCGATCAAACAACAGGCCTCCCGATGA
- a CDS encoding CRTAC1 family protein: MSNSRPPQPEPEEIAQVDDSVIGRAFKISAGVLVLIAIGVAVTLAVARRKKPPGPAQITTITAPAPALKPVAPPPRVKFTDITSAAGIQFVHNNGAQGEKLLPETMGGGVAFLDYDNDGDQDLFLVNSTWWDGKVPAGKSPTTSALYQNDGKGSFKEVTVGSGLDVSFFGMGAAVGDYDNDGQVDLFVTAVGANRLFHNEGGGRFKEVASSAGVTGDPQAWSTAAAWIDIDNDGDLDLYVANYVRWSREIDFEVGFKIDGSTRAYGPPMTFAGTFPYLYRNEGNGKFTDISEWSGVQRKNPATGVPAAKSLGIAPVDINHDGRIDLILANDTTPNLVFTNAGAGRFEEIGQISGIAFDSYGNTRGAMGIDAACYRNDRNLGIVIGNFANEMIALYTQQSDPTQFTDAAISEGIGPASRLLLKFGVFFFDYDLDGRLDILSANGHLEEEINKIQKSQHYRQPAQLFWNTGSDSGSCYVNVTAESAGTDLFRPIVGRGSAYADIDGDGDQDVIITQVGAAPMLLRNDQASSNSWFRLKLVGSKSNRDAIGAWIHVKTETSTLSRQVMPTRSYLSQSELPVTFGLPASSQIQEIEIIWPGGDIQKLAPPPLGALSVVKQSP, encoded by the coding sequence ATGAGCAACTCTCGCCCTCCTCAACCTGAACCCGAGGAAATTGCCCAAGTCGACGACTCGGTCATCGGCCGCGCCTTTAAAATCTCCGCAGGCGTTTTGGTGTTGATAGCGATTGGAGTCGCGGTAACGCTGGCAGTGGCTCGGCGCAAAAAGCCTCCCGGCCCCGCCCAGATAACCACCATCACCGCTCCCGCTCCCGCGCTCAAGCCCGTGGCGCCACCTCCGCGGGTCAAATTCACCGACATCACGTCCGCCGCAGGAATTCAGTTCGTCCACAACAACGGAGCCCAAGGAGAAAAGCTGCTTCCCGAAACCATGGGGGGAGGAGTGGCCTTCCTTGATTACGACAACGATGGGGACCAGGATCTCTTTTTGGTCAACTCGACCTGGTGGGACGGCAAAGTCCCGGCTGGCAAATCCCCCACCACCTCCGCTCTCTATCAAAACGATGGCAAGGGAAGCTTCAAGGAGGTGACGGTGGGGAGCGGGCTTGACGTCAGCTTTTTCGGTATGGGGGCCGCGGTGGGCGACTACGACAATGATGGCCAGGTCGACTTGTTTGTCACAGCGGTGGGGGCCAACCGCCTCTTTCACAATGAGGGCGGCGGGCGCTTCAAGGAGGTGGCTTCCTCCGCCGGAGTCACGGGCGATCCCCAGGCTTGGAGCACAGCCGCGGCCTGGATCGACATCGACAATGACGGGGACCTCGACTTGTACGTGGCAAACTATGTCCGCTGGTCGCGGGAGATCGATTTCGAAGTCGGCTTCAAGATCGACGGATCCACCCGGGCCTACGGACCTCCGATGACCTTCGCCGGAACTTTCCCTTACCTCTACCGCAACGAAGGAAACGGAAAATTCACCGACATCTCGGAATGGAGTGGCGTCCAACGAAAGAACCCAGCCACGGGTGTTCCAGCCGCCAAAAGCCTCGGTATCGCTCCCGTGGATATCAACCACGACGGCCGCATCGATTTGATCCTGGCCAACGACACTACCCCCAATCTGGTCTTCACCAACGCCGGGGCGGGACGCTTCGAGGAGATCGGTCAGATCTCAGGCATTGCGTTCGACAGTTACGGCAACACGCGGGGAGCCATGGGCATCGATGCCGCGTGCTATCGGAACGACCGCAACCTAGGCATCGTGATCGGCAACTTTGCCAACGAGATGATCGCTCTCTACACCCAGCAGTCCGACCCGACGCAGTTCACCGATGCGGCAATCAGCGAGGGGATTGGGCCCGCCAGCCGGCTCCTGCTCAAATTCGGGGTCTTCTTCTTTGATTACGATCTGGATGGGCGCCTGGACATTCTGTCGGCCAACGGACACCTCGAGGAGGAGATCAACAAAATCCAGAAGAGCCAGCACTACCGGCAGCCAGCTCAGTTGTTCTGGAACACCGGATCCGACAGCGGCTCCTGCTACGTGAATGTCACGGCCGAGAGTGCCGGAACCGACCTCTTCAGGCCGATCGTGGGACGAGGCTCGGCCTATGCCGACATCGATGGGGATGGAGACCAGGATGTCATCATCACCCAGGTGGGTGCCGCACCGATGCTCCTGAGAAATGATCAAGCCTCCAGCAACTCCTGGTTCCGACTAAAACTGGTCGGCTCCAAATCCAACCGGGATGCCATTGGAGCCTGGATTCACGTGAAAACAGAAACTTCCACCCTCTCGCGGCAGGTGATGCCCACGCGAAGCTATCTGAGTCAGTCCGAGTTGCCCGTAACCTTCGGGTTGCCGGCGAGCAGCCAGATCCAGGAGATCGAGATCATCTGGCCCGGGGGTGACATCCAGAAGTTGGCCCCTCCACCCCTCGGCGCACTCAGTGTGGTGAAGCAGTCACCTTGA